Below is a window of Lacrimispora xylanolytica DNA.
ATTGTTATTCCCTGTTCCAGAATGGGGATTGCAACGATTGAAATCGTTATTTTCTTATCTTTAAAAACTGCCCGTATAGCCATGGAAGTTTTGCTGTTGTTGACAAAACGAAGATCAGGACCACTATAACCGTCATAGCTTACCATGGCATCTTCTCCTGGTATAACATAAGATGGCTCGAAGCTGTGAGGATGGCGTTCGGTTGTTTTAATTCCAGCCAGTATAATGGCATTATATAAGGTGGAGGAGACCTGACATACCCCTCCGCCTGGCTCCTCAACAAATTCTCCGTTTCGATAGGCCCCGGCTGGCTTATACCCCCGTTCAACCGTTCGGTTTCCTGTGGTCTCATTAAAGGAGAAGGCTTCACCAGGGTATATGACAAGGCCATCCAGTGCATTGACAGCTAGTTTTATATTATTGTTTCTGTTTTCATTGTTGGTAGCAACGGTTTCAAATGTTCCAATCACCTGATACTTTTCTTTCACCTGAGAAGCCGTTAGGTCTGGTGGCTGTTTTACCGCTTCGGCTTCCACTTCTTCATTGAATTTCTTTTGGTTTACACGACTCATGATTTTATCTGCTGTCTTGTCTTCATCAATCTTGATTCCATTTTCTCCGTCTGAATAAATCCATTTGTTATTATCCTTATCACGCCCGGTAAGCTGTGCATTGACAGGGTTTTTATTCCACTTAGCTGCTGCATCTTTTACCTGACTTCTTACGCGTTCTTTTGCATCGGCCAAATCGAGGGTATACTCTCCGTCTTCATTCTTTGAGTAAATCTCCTCCAGAAGTTCATCAATCATTCCAGGAAATGGATTCTTTAACTCCAAAGACTGTTCTTTATATTTAAGTCTTATGTTCCACGAATAGTATTCCAACAACGTTTCTCTTGCTTCTTTTTTATTCAGCCCCGTAATAGAAACCCCATCCACCTTTATTTCGTTTAGCGATTCCGTCTCTGTATCGGTTTCCATCATAGTCTCTATGCTTTGCTCTATGGTATTGGTCACTAAAATATCTGTCTTTCGTTTATTCTTTGAGACAGAAGCCCTTACAAAAATGGCTAACCCTATGAATATTACCACAAATATCACAGCCTGTTTGGCAAATCTTCTTCCGGCCCAAAACTTTCGTTTTCCCATTTTATCCTGTTTTCTTATATGATTTCTTTCTCTATCGCCTTTATGGCGCATATTGAACACTCTCCCTTTTTTTGGCATTGGCGATATCAGACACTTCATTAATCTAACACATAAATATGGGGATTTTATGGGGATAAAAACAGCATCGTCAAGGATGCTGACGATGCTGTTTGATTGGTGCTTTTATTTCAGTGGCAGGATGATTGTAAAGACAGCTCCTTTGTCCGGGCCGTTTTCTGCTGTTATCTTCCCTCCATGTTTTTCTACAATAGCCTTTGTAATTGATAGACCAATTCCCATCCCTCCGGTCTTCTTGCTTCTTGATTTATCCACCCGGTAAAACCGGTCGAACAAATAGGGCAAATCCGTATTTGGAAAACCAATTCCAGTATCATATACCAGTACCCGTATCTGCTTCCCATTATTTTTGTATTCCACCGTGATCGTCCCGCCTCTGGGGGTGTAGGCCAATGCATTGGAAATCAGATTTACCATGCACTGCTTGAATCGGTTATAATCGGCGTACACAGGTGATTTTTCTGGTACGATCTGAAGCAGATTAATTTCCTTTTCTTTTGCCTTTAACTCAAAATCCCGGAATACAGCCTGATTCATTTCTTCAAATTCAAACATGGTCTGATCCAGGATCTGATTTCGATTCTCCAGATCATACAGTTCCTTTAATTGGTCCACAATCTTTACCAGTCGCAGGATTTCTCCATGGCAGCTCTCCAGACGGCTCTCCGTTGCTTCCCATACACCATCTATCATTGCCTCCATATGGCTTTGAAGATTGGTTAAAGGAGTACGAAGCTCATGGGCCACATCGGTAGTGATCTGCCGTTTTTGTTTTTCCTCCATTTCAAGAGCCTTGGACATTTCATTAATGGAATCTATTAATTTATTTGTTTCCACGACAGGAGAACGAGTTTTTGTCTGTGCACCGTATTCTCCTCCGGCAATTTTCTGAGCCAGGCAAATGACACTTGTAATGGGTTTTGTTACGATCCACGCGATTAAAAAGCCCAGTACGATTACAAGAAAAATAGCCGCACCCCCGATAAACAAAAGAGAGCTGTTTAAATCTTTCATCAGACTCAGCTCCTGATCGTTTAGTGAATACGGTCCATAATAGCCTATTTTCAGCGTTCCTGTGACTTTGTCTTTCTGTTTCAGTGTAAAGGTTTCTTCTAAATAGCTGCCATTAAAATTGGGATATTTCCGTTGCATGGTATTTTCCGCATGTCTCAGTACTATGTTACACTCTTCCGCCCGGTGGCTTTTCGCATCCCAGTCAATTTGCTTGTTGGTTGACTGGACATGAATGATCATGCCATTTTGCAAGGCAGCATAGCCAATGATTTCAATTCCTTCTTTCTCATACATTTCTGTCTTTGAATTATATAACTGATCAATTTGAGTCTTGATCTGTTCCATCTGATTTCTTTGCTGTTTTCTCGCATACTGTTCAAAAATATCATCTGCCGTTAAATTGAATAGGATGCTGAGGGCAAAAATTATGAGCAGTGCAATGGCTGAATAGGATACAATTAAAGTGTTTTTTAAGGTTAATTTCATAGCTCTGCTCCGGCAAATTTATATCCCATCCCATGGACTGTGATAATATAAACTGGTTTTTTCCTGTTGTCTTCGATCTTTGTTCGGATGCTTTTAATATAAGTATCAATGCTTCTGTCATAACCATCAAAATTATCATCGAGAGCAAAGGTAATTAACTGCTCTCTGGTAAATGTCCTGTTTGGGGCTTTGGCAAGGGTAATGAAAATCTTATACTCCGTAGGGGTAAGCCCGGCTTCTCTTCCCCTGATTTTCACATTCCGGTTCTCAAAATCAATGACCAATTCTCCCTGACGAAAGAAAAGAGGAACGCCTGTAAGCTGGTCACTTTCCACTCTTCTTAAGACCGCTTCAATCTTTGCGACTACCGTTCTTGGGCTGAATGGTTTAAAGATATAATCGTCCGCTCCCACGTTCAGTCCCTTAATGAGATCCTGCTCTTCCGTCTTTGCGGACACCATAATGATGGGTACCCGGGAATTCATGCGAATCATCTGACAAATCTGTTCCCCCATAATATCCGGCAGCATCAGGTCTAAGATAACCAGAGAAACGTCATGATTCCGAAACAGTTCCATGGCATTGGCTCCGTCATAAGCACAAAGAATATCATATCCCGCTTTCTCTAAGTATGCCTGTAAAACTTCCACTATTTTTTCTTCATCATCCACAATCAGGATGGTTCGGTTCTTTTTCATATCAGCTTCCTCATTTTGTAAATATAAACTTCCCTTTGCGCTTCTAAAACAATGAAACGGTTGGTTACATTGTTTGTTTTCCTCAGATATAGTAGCAAAATTATATGGGGAAAATATGATGATTCTCTGAAATAACTATGATTTCATACTATATTTCTTATCCATCATACGTCTTATACCAATAAAGACCAGTGCTCCAATCAGGGAACCCATCAAAGCTGCCCCTAGAACATCACTGGGAAAGTGAACAAATAGATATAACCTTGAAAAGGCAATCAAACAGGCCAGCGGGATGGCTATATAACCAAACTTTCTATTGCTCATCGTAAGAATGGTGGCTGAAATGGCTGAGGAAAGGGTATGTCCTGACGGAAAGGAATAGTCGGTTGGATTTGTAATTAAAAGTGTAATCGTATCTTCTATCCAGTTGGGCCTTGAACGGCCAATCAAATTTTTCAGAAGCAGATTTCCAATCAAAAGCCCTGCCATCAGTCCAACAAGAAGCGTAATTCCATAGGTTCTGTATCGCATGGTACACAATAATACAAATGCTGTCAGGAGCCAAATAAATCCACTGTTTCCTAGCCATGTAATCTTAGGCATTAAAAAATCCAGTGCAGGACAGTGAAACGTATCTCGTATCCAATATAAAACTGTCCAATCAATCTTTGTAATGAATTCTACCATCTTGTACGCCTCTTTTATTGTATTATTTTATTTTTCAACTCTTACCGATGATATATTTAACCAACGATTACCATTTTACTTTCTATTGCATTTCTCTTATTATATCCTATCTATATCATGCTATAAACCATCAATGTCATTCCTGATCTGTTCGAATTTTTCATCCAAAAACAAAATTTTATCATTGTTACTATGATTTAGATATATTTCGTCACAGTATTTTGGTATTATAAAATACCCCGAAGGAGATACTATAGCTCTAATAAATCATGCATAATAAGGAGGTCAAGAGGAATGAGAAGTTTACAAAGTATGGTTGTGGAAGGATTAATTAAAATAATTATGAGACAGGCCGATCCCACCACTTACATGGAGAAAAGAAGGAAAGAAAACGCATCTCCCTATGTCCTTCCTGTTAATTCGCAGAAAAAATACAGAATAAAGAAGCTTAGTTCTTATTCATTGGACACTTATATGCTAAAGTCGGCCTCAAATCCAGATAAGAGACAAATTTTATTCCTGCCTGGCGGAGGATATATCGAGCAGCCGCTCCTGTGGCATTGGCGCTTTTTATACCAATTATCTCAAAAACTAAATGGAACTATTACGGTCCCCATCTATCCCAAAGCACCGAATCATCAATATAAGGAGTCCTTTGATAAGGTTCTCCCCATTTATAAGGATTTATTAACAAAGACGTCCCCAGAAAACATTGTGATTATGGGAGACTCTGCCGGAGGAGGCTTTGCACTGGCCTTTTGTCAATTACTATTAAAGGAAGGAATCTCGCAGCCAGGCAACATCATACTTCTGTCCCCCTGGCTGGACATTGCTTTACGTAATCCACAAATTGCACCTATGATAAAAATGGAACCTATGCTGAATCTTAAACTTTTAAGAATGGCCGGCAAGGCGTATGCTGGAGATACTGACACGAGTGATTACTTATTAAGCCCAATTAATGGCCCAATCAATGGTCTTGGAAAAATCTCATTGTTTATCGGTACCCACGAATTCTTTCTGCCTGATGCCCGAAAATTTAAAATGCTGGCAAAAAAGCAGAATGTTTCTATTAATTACTTTGAATATCCCAAAATGAATCATGTTTTCCCTGTCCTCCCGATTCCAGAGGCCAGGCTTGCTATGAAGCAAATAATAAATATCATAGAAGGAAATCAAATAACGTAAGAAGCATTCTTACAGCCACAGGCATTCATACCTGTGGCTGTGTGAAAGAATCTATTAATTACATACAATTTCCTTTATCACCATGTCATCGCCCTCCAGAATTTCCATATCCCTTCCGTTGCAATCAGGGCAGTTTAAGTCGTTGTATACTGCATTAAAAACCCTGTTGCAGTTTTTACATTTCACAATGCCGGGAATGACGATGAGCTCCAGCTCAGTTTTTTCCATAAACGTCTTATAAGAAGCTGCTGGCCAGCTTTTTTCCAAGTACCTGGGGACGATACCGGAAAGCTCACCAACTTCAATGACAAGCTTGTGAACTTCTGTTACGTTCTGTTCCTTTACAATGCGCTCAATGGTATGAACCATAGAATTTAATACACCAAGCTCATGCATGATTCCTTCTCCCTTTCTCCTATCCCCGACTGCCAACGCTTTCTTTGAGGGTGGCTTTCGCAATCTTCCCGGTACGTACAATTGCATTGGCTGCAATCTTTACCGGAAGTTTTTCATACGTATTGGGAATCGTGTCATAGGTTCGTTCCAAATGAATGGCATCAAATTTACACTTCGTGGTACACATGCCACACCCCAGACACATATAAGGGTCGATTTCAACTGCACCGCAGCCAAGGCAGCGTTCCGTCTCTCTTTTTAGCTGCTCCTCGGTAAAGGTCATACGTTCATCCTGAAAGCTCCCTTTTTTCTCAGAGGAATGGCCCGCTCTTTGACGAGGCGTCATATCAAAATCCTGTAAGCCAATGGCAACATTATTCTTATCAAAAGCATGAAATTCCCGGCGGTCACGGCCAAATACCAGAGACTGTCCCGGCTGTACATAACGGTGAATGGAGATTGCAGCTTCTTTTCCTGCTGCTATGGCATGAATTGCATATTTAGGGCCGGTAAAGCAATCACCGCCGACAAATACATCCGGTTCCAACGTCTGTAAGGTCAGATTGTCTGCTTTTGCAGTACCGCCCTTATGAAACCCCACCTTACTGTCTATTAGAAGACCGCCCCATGCAATGGACTGACCGATGGAGATCAGGACAGCATCCGCTTTTACGGTCAGGGTATCATCTTCATCGTATTGTGGACTGAAATGTTTGTTTTCATCGAACACACGGAGGCAGCGCTTAAATTCTATACCGCTTACCTTACCATCTTCTGTCAGAATGCGCTTAGGGCCCCAGCCATTATGAAAAATAACGTTATCTTCCTTGGCTTCTTCAATTTCCTCCGGTAATGCCGGCATCTCACCGGGACTTTCCAGGCAATAAAGATCCAAAAAGTCTGCTCCTTGCCTAACCCCTGTACGTGCAACATCCATGGCTACATTACCGCCTCCAATTACAACTACATGGCCAGATAGTTCTGCCTTTCTTCCAAGGTTTACATCCCGAAGGAAATCAACGCCGGAGATTACACCCAAAGCCTCCTCCCCTTCGATGGAAAGACTTCTGCCTCCCTGTGCACCGATTGCCAGATAAAAGGCTTCATACCCTTCTTTCCTCAGCTCTTGAAGCGTAACATCCTTACCCACTTCAATTCCTGTTTGAAAGGAAACGCCCATCTCTTTAAGAACATCGATTTCCGCATGAAGAACGTCTTTTTCCAAACGGAAGGCCGGAATACCCAGGGAGAGCATACCGCCAAGCTTTCCTTCCTTTTCAAATACCGTGACCTGATAACCATCAATTGCCAGGTAATATGCACAGGAAAGGCCGGAAGGTCCGGAGCCCACCACTGCAATTTTATTGCCAAGATGATAGCGCATAGGCGGGATATATCGTATGGAGCCATCTAGTTCCTTATCTGCAATGAATTTTTTGATTTCATCAATGGAAACAGGTTCATCAATATCTCCCCGGGTGCATTCACTTTCACAACCATGGGGACAAATCCGCCCGCAGACCGCTGGAAATGGATTTTCTTTCTTAATAAGCTCCAGCGCTTCCTGGTAACGGCCATGAGCAGCAAGCTTTATATAACCCTGTACCGAAATATGTGCCGGGCAGGCAGTTTTACAGGGAGACGTTCCTTCTTCTGTTACATCTTCCCGATTTTCCCGATAATCCACATTCCAGTTGCTTTCCTTCCAGATATGATCCCGGGCGGTAGGTTCTGCTTTTATGGTTATCGGGGTTTTGGAGCAAAGCTTTTGTCCAAGCTTTAACGCGTTTACTGGACAATGCTCCACACATTGTCCGCAGGCTACACAATTTTCTTTCTTTATCTTTGCCGTGAAATTGGAACGTATGGCATCTGGCGTGTTAAAAAGGGTTGCAAGCCTTAAAGAAAAGCAGGAGCAGCCGCAGCAGTTACAAATTGCCGCCGATTCTCCCAGTCCATCGGTATGGGGCATTTCATGCATCAGACCATTATTTTCTGCAAATTGAATCAATTCTTTTGCTTCTTCCCGTGAGATTTTACGTCCTCTTCCCGTTTTTATGTAATATTCGGCTCCTTCTCCCATCTGAATGCAGATTTCCTGTTCCAGATGACCGCAGCCCTCATTCATGACACGGCGTGACTGGCGGCAGGAGCAGTCAGAGACCGAAAAAGTGTCGTATTTATCCAGATAATAGGAAAGGCGTTCCCAAGGCTTTGTTCCAGGGATATCTTTGATGGCCTCTTCCACTGGGATCACACGCATCATAGCCATTCCCTGAGGAAATTTTGCTGCCATGGGTGCAAGCCGCAGTCTGGTGTACTCTTCAAAGGCTTTTCCGATCTCAGGGTGTTTATTTAGCTGTTCCCGGTTATTTACCATCATTTCCAGCATACCAGGTGCAAATATATTTACAAAAAACCTTTCTTTGTGGTCTTCCTTATCCTTCCACACTTTAGCCACACCAGTTATGGCCAGCTGCTCCAACAAAGATTTCGTTTCCTTTTTGCTCTTTCCCGAACGCTTTGCAATATATTCAAACGTTCGAGGTTTACGCAGTCCGATAATCATAGCTATGTCAGCCATATCATCTGTTACAACACAGTTCAGAGAGTAGTATTCAGGAGAATTCTCATCAATTTTATTCATGACTCCGGCAATGCCACCTACCATCTTAGCCAGCTTTACAATTTTAGGTCTTAATTCACTCATAATTTCCTTTCCCGCGCTTGTTTACGCATATAAAGTTTATGATTATTTTTTAAGATCGTTATTTTTTTATCACTCACACCATGATTTTACTGCATTGTTTAACCAGTCGGTCCATTCCTTTATCCCTTCATTCTTTAACGCACTAATGGGTATAATAATGGCATTGGGATTACGAAGTCTGATATCAGCTTTACATGTTTCCAGATCAAAATCAAAGTATGGCATTACATCCACCTTGTTTATCAGCACTACATCACAGACAGAGAACATCAACGGATATTTCAGGGGCTTATCGTCTCCTTCTGGTATTGAGAGAATCATTGCATTTTTTACTGCGCCCGTATCAAATTCAGCAGGGCATACCAGATTGCCTACATTTTCTAATATGACAAGGTCAAGTCCGTCGGTATCAAGACCTTCTAACCCTTGCCGGGTCATCTCTGCATCCAGATGGCACATGCCGCCGGTATGAAGCTGAATGGTCTTTACACCCGTTTTCTGAATGGTTCTTGCATCTACGTCTGAATCAATGTCTGCTTCCATGACTCCAATACGAAGCCGATCCTTTAAAGCTTCAATGGTACGGGTCAGGGTAGTCGTCTTACCAGCACCGGGACTTGACATGAGGTTAAGTAAAAAGACCTTCTTATCCTTTAATTCCTCACGAAGCTTTGAGGCCTGTAAGGAGTTGTCTGAAAAAAATACTTGTTTTTATCTCAAGAACCTTGAAATCTTCCAAGTGTCACGCTCCTTTCTTTTTATTCTCTTTTTTTGTCATCTGCTTTCCTGTCAATCACGTTTTAGCATTCATTCAATTCAATAAATTTTATTACCGTAAGGGTGCAGGAATTTTCACATCATTGTTTTGGTTCAGCCAGGGGAATGGCTGAATTATTTCCATCCATATTATTATAAAATAATCTATGATAACTGGCAATCATGCAAAAAATTATTGTGATTTTTTCATATTTTTTTGTAGGATTTTTGTGAGAATGTATGAGAAAATGAGACTGTTTTGTGGTATGACCAATACCAGTTAAAGTAATTAAGGCAAGTGGCGTTTTAAAACCTTATTGATAAAAATTATCCCGCTTTCAAAAGAAAGCGGGACCTTGTATCTTATATGACTCTCCAGGGATTTTCCTTTCCCTGTAATTCATATTGACAGCTTAAAATAGAATACTCCACCATATCGCTTACTGCTTCATCCGTATAAAAGGCTGTGTGAGGAGTGATAATTACATTTGGCATGGATTGCAGGATGGCCAGCTCCCGGTTAGAGAGCACTTTATATTTACAATCCTTATAGAAAATTCTTTTTTCATTCTCCAGCACATCTAAGGCTGCTGCACCAATTTTCCCTGCTTCAAGCCCTCCGATCAATGCCTTGGTATCAATCAGTGAGCCACGGGCAGCATTAATTAAAACTACTCCGTCCTTCATCGCTTCTATTTCCTTTTCTCCTATGAGGTGCTCTGTCTCTGAGGTGGCAGGCACATGAAGAGATATTACATCACTTTCCTGCAAAAGCTCATCTAAGGGAACAAAGGATACTAAGGAAGCGAGTTCTTCTTTGGGGTGGGGTGTATAGACCAGTATCTTACAGCCAAAGCCGCGAAGCCGGTGAATTACCGCCTCTCCAATTCTTCCAGCCCCAATAATACCAACGGTACAGGTGCGAAGCTCCCTCCCCCGTACATTGGCAAGAGAAAAATCCTGAACCAGCCCACGGGTCATAATTGTCTTCACTCTTCTAAGTGCCATCAGGATGAGCATTACTGTATACTCTGCCACACTGGCCTGGGTATAGTTTACAGTGGAAACAGGTATTTGAAGGGACTTGGCCGCTTCTATATCAATATGATCATAGCCTATGGTACGAGTGGATACATAGCGGATTCCACTTGCTTTCCATCTCTCAAGAATGCCTTTGGTAATGGATGAGGTAACTATACTGACAGCGTCACAGCCTTCTGTATTTCCTGCGTTCTCTAATGTGGGACTGTAAGGCAACGTATGCAGCTCCACCCCATACTTCTTAGCAAACGTTTGAAAAAATGCGGCTTCGTCCCCACGGACGTTATATGCTAATAGCTTCATGATTCGTCACTCCTTTTTTCATTCGAGAAACCATTCATCTTTTCCTTACTTTATCATATATCTGTCTAAAATTCCCTCAACCTGCGGCTTGCAATCTTCCAGCCAGTGATAGAATTCCTTCTTTGTCTTTATAAGGTCTAAACCAATCTCATATAAAAATTCAGGAAGGTTCTCCCTTGTAATGTCTCCGCAGTAATCAGCCAGCTTTGCTTCACCCACACCAAGCTTTCCTCCTAAATGCAATTCAAAGGCATCCTTTACTTCTCCCTGTACGTTCAGCTTTTTCCCGCAAAAGCCAATGACTCCGATTTCATGGGCACTACAGGAATTAGGGCAGCCTGAGATATGTATTTGAGGCAGGACATCCTCTGTAAAGTTCTTTTCCTTAAAATAGGCAATTACCTCTTTTAATGTTTCCTGACTTTCTAAAATCCCGATCTGACAGGTAGGTACGCCAATACAGGCAACAGATCTCTCCAAACGGGTCTCTCCACCAATATGCTTTGTAAGGTCTAAGACTTTTTCTGCTTCCGGTCCGTTTAAATTCCTGATATAAAAGCCTTCGCTCATTGCAAGTCTCATCTCGGCTTCCGGAATATCCTTTAATAATTCTATCATAAGCTTTAAATCATCTAGTGATAACTGGCCTCCAACTGGATGAACATAGACGCAGTATAATCCTTCCTGCTTTTGTTCTGTCAAACGACTGCTTTTAACGTCTGTTTTTACGCCTGCCTTGTTGTAATCCTTCTTGTCGATGGAAAGCGTAAGAACTTCCTTCTCTTTCACATCTTTTAAATGCTCTTTATAGCATTTCATAAATTCTTCTGCTCCCATTCGATCCACAATATATCTCATGCGAGCTTTATTTTTATTCTGATAATCTCCCTCACTCATGAAAATCCGTGTAGCTGCTTCCACATGGTATAATACATCTTCTGGCTGAATCAATTCTGGATATTCTAATCCAAGCTTTGAATTTCTTCCAAGTCCGCCTGCCACGTAAACCTTAAAATACTCCTTACCATCTTCTATTACAGCAACAAATCCCAAATCAACCGCCCCTGCATGTGACTCATCTTCTGCATTGTTTGAGAAGGATACCTTTAATTTTCTTGGAAGCTTGTAGGTATAAATCTTTTGCAGGAAATGGTCTCCCACAGCCAATGCGTAAGGAGATACATCAAATGCTTCTCCTTTTTCCACACCGGACAAGGGAGATATGGCGACGTTTCTTGGAAAGTTACCGCCGGAGCCTCTCGTATAGACTCCCCGCTTTATCCCCGCTTCCATAACCTCACAAACCTGATCTATATTAATTCCATGAAGCTGGATTGCCTGACGTGTTGTAAGATGGATATCCTTTCCCCCATATTTTGCAGCATAATCATAAATAAACTGGAGAGCATGAATCTCGGCTATCCCGGAATGGATTCGAAATCGAATCATACATTCCTTGCCATTTCTATGGGCGTATACTCCCATGCCGCCGGAGGCTCCTTTAAAATCCATCTTGCTTACTTCACCTGTCAGGAATTTATGACCTAATTCTCTAAAACCATCAATTTCACCCAATAATATTTCATCTAATGTCTTCACCATTCACCACTCCTTATACTGATTGCATGATATCCTTGTATATAGTATACTGTGTTTAAACCAATAAGTATAATATTTATTTTTTATTATACCCATTAATATTTCTAATGCATTATGTCCAATCATTGAGAAAAATAAGAGGTAACTATTTTGATAGAAGAATTAAAAACCTTTCTTGCTGTTGTTGATAAAAAAAGCTTTACCAAAGCTGCCGCTGCAATCAATATATCTCAGCCCAGCGTAAGCCTTCATATCTCTAACCTGGAAAAATACTTTCAAACAAAACTCATTGAACGCTCTAATAAACAAAGAAGTATTTTTATCACTGCCCAGGGGG
It encodes the following:
- a CDS encoding nitrite/sulfite reductase, which gives rise to MVKTLDEILLGEIDGFRELGHKFLTGEVSKMDFKGASGGMGVYAHRNGKECMIRFRIHSGIAEIHALQFIYDYAAKYGGKDIHLTTRQAIQLHGINIDQVCEVMEAGIKRGVYTRGSGGNFPRNVAISPLSGVEKGEAFDVSPYALAVGDHFLQKIYTYKLPRKLKVSFSNNAEDESHAGAVDLGFVAVIEDGKEYFKVYVAGGLGRNSKLGLEYPELIQPEDVLYHVEAATRIFMSEGDYQNKNKARMRYIVDRMGAEEFMKCYKEHLKDVKEKEVLTLSIDKKDYNKAGVKTDVKSSRLTEQKQEGLYCVYVHPVGGQLSLDDLKLMIELLKDIPEAEMRLAMSEGFYIRNLNGPEAEKVLDLTKHIGGETRLERSVACIGVPTCQIGILESQETLKEVIAYFKEKNFTEDVLPQIHISGCPNSCSAHEIGVIGFCGKKLNVQGEVKDAFELHLGGKLGVGEAKLADYCGDITRENLPEFLYEIGLDLIKTKKEFYHWLEDCKPQVEGILDRYMIK